aagatttttttttttcgaagaaggtGCTGATCCACTGTGTCAACGACGATCACATCGATTTCACGTTTCACGGCGTGACTACTATTCCATAACAAAGAGGAGATCTTCTAGAATTGTATTTTTCTCGGTATTGTTTTAGTCGTTATGATAAACTCTGTCCGTTCGTTTATAACCCGTGGGTCCCAATATGTTCCCTAGAGGTCCAATTTCTgtttcaaacaacaacaacggcaAGGATGACATTGAAGAAGATATAATTTtctctgttaaaggcatcaccccacgaatctgaggtggtacggatttcggatggaatattcgtatacgggatcgtagatatatgagagggggtgattccgtccatttcttgctaattggcgtaaaaaacggctcggaagatgcggcgtgtgcacaagactggcgcgctacagtcgaactccttgtagaaaatagcgcaccagaacgctcgaagccttaTTTTCTGGGCccttttttacgtcaattaggaaggaatgaacggaactaccccctcttcataatctacgatcccgtatacgaatactccacctgaaatactacctaccccagattcgtggggtgatgcctttaacctatCTCGCCCCTAAGTCTTGCACACATAGTacagtttcttttaaaattcccGCCCATTCAGTCTCTTAGTGTTTTCGCTAATTGGAAGAGACTAGCTTGATTTGGAAGTGCGCTTAAGTGCTTACGGTTACGtaaacgtgttttttttttgttctggaatTACTCCGCagctcttcatttctttccacaTCAGAGTTTACCTTCTCTCATGAACTTCGTTACTCTAAACAAAGTATGGCCAAAACGAcagaagcacgtacgcaatcgcgtacgcggcttctctcaaggcggtgcggtggagcgtagcggttaggagcgtactggtACTCTTGCTGGggccacccatcgctgcagtttacgAAGGTCCTCGGTTCCAACTACTGGCTCCACATCACcctttcgagcgcgtacgcaaatacaccgtgcttcatatcgttttgacccgactttacTTGGTGTCCCCTCATCGTGTACATGCTATATTACCGGAATATTGTTGAGAGATTTATTATTTCAGAGTTTGCAGTCTCGTTATTTGCCTTCTGATCCATAAGTGTATGCTTCGTTTCCTTCAATTGTTGATAGTGGTCCACCTCGTGGAATGCTATGAAGAGCTCCCTGGGTACACATCAGGTGCCAGACCTGAACTCAATTACGATGGgaggaaattgaaatttgggATGGGTTCGATCAAAGATTCAGACGTTGCCGCTTCCTACATGCAGGTGATGCTTTGTACGTGAATCGGTCAACAAACATCTATGAGTGCAAATTTAGATTCCTGTAGGCGATGGTTCACATCTTCGCGTGCCGAAAGCATTTTATCATTACACGGAACGAGACGCAGGAGCAGATGCCGGCTGGGGAATTCCCAGCGACGGCCGACTCATGTCTCTGAATTCGATGGTCAAGAATAACAGGAAAGAAATCAATGGGATGTTCCTGCCGCTTCCAAATATGGACCCAATCAATCTTCACTTTATCACGCAGAGGTGGTTCCGACTCCGCTAGGTTATAGTGAATGAGTTACTATGAGCAAGGATGCGAGCTTTCTTGCAGAACTTTCGAGAAAGGGATCGACACTTCCGCTCACGACCAAGAAAGCACTCTCGAAGCGGCAAAACGGTACCAGAATATGTATCCAGCTGTATTTGAACGAAAAACAGCCTGATAAGAGGTCATTTCACTTTCGCATCTCATGACGATTACAACTTCCAGTGTATGCCTGACGTCATCCGAAATTGAATGCGAAAAAGCTCTTCTCCATTACCACCGAACGAAAGCGCAGTCCATTCGCGAACGAAGAAGGCCTTTATATCAACAACTGATGAACCTGGTGTGTCTCATTTACGTGCTTATAGGCGGGctgaaacgacatgaagcacggacagctgcgtaagcggctgcgccagaagcggcgcggttgggatcgtgtagggatcctcgctactgccacccatctctgcggTTCGCCATTATCCCACCTCAactccaaccgctgtctccaccgcacagCTTCAAGCGCATCCGCTTACTCAACtttccgtgcttcatgtcgttttgacccaactatacctcAAGCAAAATTCCattaacttttcttttagGGTGATCTTACCTCCTATTCAACGTTGCGTGATCGAGAAGGTAAAGGAATGGGTGTTGTGGTTGGAGTACCCGGGTATGACCCGTTGTATGTTGGTGCTGCCCTGGATTCGAACAAGGATAGCAACTTAGGACTACGATTTTCACCACCGCAATAAGTTCCATGAGACAGCTAGAGAATATCGAAAGTAGTTTAATAATTGAGGACGTCGCTAATAATTATAGCTAGTAATAATTAATCATTGATAATAATTAGTGTTAATAAGATGTAATAAAGACTTGGTCGAAAAAATAGTaacgtttttcgtttttatgttAATGTGCTCTCAGTTTCCGAACATATAGTATCGCCCTAACGCGATCCATCTTCGGCGGAGGTGACGTCtgctatagtagagtcaaaaagacatgaagcacggtgctgttgcgttcgcgatggtcccacttcgacaCCAAACACTATCTctaccgcttcaagcgcagccgcttacgtaactgcataATAATGCAAAACTCCATAataatactccataatgatgcaaatactccataatgatgcaaaactctgcagcCGTGAtatgccgaaccatcgccacgCACGTGATAGGTGAGCACACTACctcttcaccattgtccaaagctaAGCAGAAACGTCTGTTGtgtttgataaggcaagttagtttctctcatatgttagtgagggtaaataaacttttatgtgaatgtatacttccaaatttgcaaactatcatcctgtataataacgggcgtaGTCTGTCAcctgtgtgcgtctgtgtatgtgtgtatctcagtcaagaaatcccaaaatgAGAGGGAGACGGTTACCATGGCGTAGGTTTGatgcgctggagccccaacgcggtgAAATTGGgttcggtttggtgcgctggagtcccaacgcggtaaaattgggtgagacgggtcctacggcgtcgaattcgtgccctggagccagatagctgtaaaatggggtgggacggatcGCACAGGGTCGAAATGGTGCCAGGAAGCTAGAGagtggggagagacgggttccactgcgccgaattggtgcgcgggagccccaaggctgcagaatgggtttctgtggtcccttcgcatatctatttcccaacatgtctcctgatgctgctaacggctgatcaaatacaacacatagtagctaacagtttacgcgatctgacgtagaacgttatttttaccactacgatagtgatattcacatGTTAgtcttcatgttagcacattattctttgctaataactgagaacggagaaaactcgaactacttcaaataatgtttCTAAATTGtgaaggtttgagagaaacatattctccaaatatggaactgagcgtttagggaaaatcgttcatctatgcttaaattttcgacttaaaaaaattgaaggaaaagttGATCGAAAAAAGCAgctctaattttacaaaaatgtcgctactgttatttctcattgatcgatgaaggcgagcgaagcgaacagcaaaaaaacctgaagtccggctttagtcgGACGTTCAGGATAGTTAATGCATTAAATCACCTATCAGCAAGTAATTCTAACTGCCATAAACCCAATAATTTTAACATTAGAAGAAACgttaaaacttaaaaaagcGTCAAGTAACTACAACTGTACAAAAAAGCTGGCAGTTAAGCACATCCTGAGCACCTATTCATTGAACACACAATCAGAGTCGCTCcagtgaagaaagaaaacgatgtACAATAGCGTAGTACTCTTTTGGATGTTTTCTGAAATGTTCCACATGGTCGGATTCGGTTAATCTCAGCACATCCACTTTGCGATCATCCTGTTTCACTGCCTCATGGAACTCTTGTATGGTCCTATAAAGAGCAAATGGTGGCGAATCTACGATGAATGGAAAATGTACTTGATGAAAATTTACagacaagaaaaattcagcTGCACTTCCGGCACATTTTACCTCTGGAATGCGAATTGGTTTAAGGCAACCGTTGACGCTCCATTTCATATTTGCAATCTGATGGATCATGCATTTAATCTTATCTATGGAGAGAAAAAGACAGTTCCAAACATCTTTTCAAGTATTTTCAGCTTCAGTTACATACGCTACAGTCGTTTGAATTTTCACACACATtaggcgaaaaaaaacgcacgAAAATATGCTCTCAGGATCAGAAAATAAAGAGGATAAAAAGCTCAGATCTCGGGCGTATCAATCCGTTacggatgcgccaacgcgtttcactgcaaCTCGGAAGCATTGTGGTTTTATGAACGTATGTTGTTGGCCTAAACGACTTCCGCGGCTTGCTAATGtctcaagtcattgtttttatccgctcagacaagtctgatactaatttatcgaccccggacgGATGAAAGGTTTTGTTGGCGCTAGAACGGTTTTCaactatcgatcgatcgtagaGTCACAGTTGGGCCTCTTTCCTACCTACGCTACAGCCGCCCTGACTAATTGTGTAATTGTGGACCTTCATCGATGGGAGCCACAATAATACCAGCTCCTATACCACATCAGaattttgaacagaaaaggaCCTCACCTTGGAGGACAAATCGGATCCTTGTCAGAGTAGATGAAAGAAAGGTATCGAGGTAGTTGAGGATGATCAAGAAGAAAGTGATAAGGAGTAAAATTGGATAAACGAATATTCAGTAGAGTTCGAACAGCCTGCTGGAAAGAGATACAATGAAAAACCACAATATTTgacgaagaaaatgaattgaaaaagagTAAATCTTCAAAATTGCTTGCCTCTAAAATAAAAGCACGTATCCCAAATTGGAAATATGCTTTCCAcaggaaaaatttgattttctcaACGATAGATGCATTCTCCAATAGTTTTTTGGAAAGAGTATTCGCCAAATTGGTGAAGTTCTGGGGACTACTGGCATCGAAAAGTACTGGACAGCTGGAACGAATCAAATTATCCATAAAAGTGGCGATATTTCCTTGTTTacaagaactcaaaaaaaatttgctggaGACATTTACAACTTTAGATTCCgccagaagaaaagaaattggtgAGCTCTGAAGTCGATTTTGTTACAACGGCTAAATATAAAGAGAAATGATAGGAACCAAAGCAAAACCGCGCTTTTGCACTTGAACAGATTCCAGAAACTAAAGCGGAAGTGTAGCAAATCATTTAACGTTGTGTGACTCAGTTCAAAactttttccgaaaaatccTAGCACTGCTAGTGGCAACACAAATATAAtcgcagaacaaaaaaaaatgctaatatttttaaatcaaGATATtggaaatagtaataattcGAAAGACTTTCTTTCCAAGTTTCAAAATAcacaaagaaatgaagaaaatagcaaaaatgttttattagaataaattttttttgctccagaAGATACAGAGCGTTTGAAGTTGTCTAAATTGTTCATTAttgttaatttaattaaattaactaACTAATATCTAactgtttagttttttttttgtttttcattgtttcttgcatttaatttttgtattgaAGTGAAGTGTTAAGTGGATAAAACCAATATTTTCGACAACCATTCACTCTTTGGGTTTAGTCGAAATGTTAAGGTTGCCGAAGCTGCTCGGAAAATTTGCGCTGTGCATGCAGGCGGtgaatgaaacaaagaaaaaacttctaagaaaaaaaaagaaatgaacgaaatatgtgaaagaattatttgaggcagcgaaaattttatttcacgaTGAGAAGAAGTCGCAAACGACAATAGATTTGGAAAAGTCCACgtgaaatatttctcaatCCAGTGCTCAACCAATGAGTTCGGTACCTGTCAAATATGATTCCATCTGTTCTTCTGAACACATCCAACTCTGGATATTGCAACGACAAAGCACAAAGCGTATATACACCGTTCATACTGAAAAGATGCAATGCAAGGCGAGAGTCAGGATGGACGAGCACCGATCTCAAATGAACAACGATACCGGAGACATCGCGACAATGCTGGAAATAAGATAAAGACTCTGCACATCACTGGTTGAAGGACGGTTTCTggcaatgaataaaaaaactcacttttaAGCTTCGTTTGTGTCCTGTGAAAGGGCTCGTGAAGCGCAAAGTGGACAACCTGAGCAACAAAGGCAACAAGGTGTATCAAAAGCAGCATATGACGAACGTagattaaagacatcactccacgaatctgaggtggtacggatttcaggtggagtgttcgtatacgggatcgtagactaaggagagggagatgattccgtccatttcttcctaattgccgaaaaaaacgggccggaagatacggcttcgagcgctccggcgcgctattttctacaacgggttacgattggagcgcgccagctttatGCACGccctgcatcttccgggccgttttttacggcaattaggatgaaataaacggaatcacccctttccttaatctactatgccgtacacgaatactccacctgaaatccgtaccacctcagattcgtgggaggatgcctttaaggaaacgAATGTTGCTCCGCTAATAATCGCGTAATCGTAGTCAAAAATGGTGTGGAAGACGACGCTCTTTGCTATGAAATCAGTTGAAATCGCGCCGCCCTCATGCACGAGTGAGGCCCAAGATTAATAAGATCCCCTCACCAGTCTACTCAAGTAGAACCAATagataggctgctgagaggaccaAAGTGGGTACAAGTgtgtgcgttctaacgtgtctCGTTGGGAACTAAAGCCGTCCCACACCACTTTTGAGGACGAATAGAAGAAATTGCGCAGGGTTACTCCTGTTTCCGTAATCTAAGACCCGAAATCTACGTTTTCCCTGTGATTTACGTAGCACGTCAATTTCCTGACAAGCTGCTTTTAAAAATAGCGAAATAGAATAGAGGAGACGACTTACCCTTCCTTTTCGTAAATTTCCGAGTATTTAGCGAGGTTCTCGTCTCGTGCTGTGGCCCAGCCTAATAACACCACCGTTGTCCTTTGTGAAACTTTTGGATATCTGGCAGTGAGTTGAGTATGACGTACGAGGGCGCTGGTGATCCTCTCTATGCCTTTCATATCTTAACAACAACGAAGATCATTGGATACGTAGGTCAACTGGTGAACTCTTAACCCCGAACAAAACGAGTAACACTTTACACATAAGCAGAGTCGAAGATAACTAGTTGGAGAGAACAACTGACTCTCGAATTAGGGTTTGAAAAGTTGTGAAAGAAGAGAGGTCTAGAATCTAGAGTTGACGACAAAGTCTTCCTCAATCATCATTACTTCTCACTTTATTCTCGTGGATTACTTGTAACTTGAAACCGTGTTAGTTACAGCAATCAATAGGATTCTGTAGCAATTGTTTGGAGATGGTGAGCATTGATAGGAGACTAAGTGGTGGGAACTTCTGCTGCGCGGCGCTTAGACTTCAGATGCTGCTACAGTCATTCCTTTCTTCTCGCTTGAGCGCGGATGGTTGCGCTAATACTTTCTTAGTGCATTGATTTCAAACCTTTCAGTTTCTGCATTTATCATCATTCTATCCATCCTCTCTTATATTCTTAACTTAACCACGTATTCATTCTCTGATGATCACTTATACTCTGAATCGTGGATCACTTACTGATATGCTCCCATAATATTCACTTGAACTCTGTTTTCCTTTGCTACTATCCGTACTTTCGCACTCTATGATACGtacgatttaaaggcatcaccccacgaatctgaggtggtgcagatttcaggtggagttttcttttacaggatgggagattacggagaggggggtgattccgtccatttcttcctaattgccgtaaaaaacggcccggaagatacggcttcattcgttttggcgcaccattttgtacaagaggtacgattggagcgcgccagtcctctgcagcgccgcatcttccgggccgttttttacggcaattagcaggaaatggacggaatcaccttcctctccgtagtctcccatcccgtatacgaatgctccacctgaaatctgcaccacctcagattcgtggggtgatgcctttaagccttAGCGACTTATATCTCAATTATTGGTGCTTTGGTCATGTGCTTTAATCACCAGTTTTGCGCTAACATTTAACCAGTGttgttatttgtatttattatggagataaaggtttaattacccaggCTTTAAGTCTGAGGTAGCTTTTTGATTGATATGCATTCCCACGTGGCAACCTAGTGAGGTTAGGGCGAGCTATAAATCGCGTAGAAGACTATTTTAAgactttcatttaaaaaaattcaatcttGAACTGAATTCTTAGGACAAGTAAAAAGTTCACATAGAAACAGAGACATTGCAAGTCCGTGGATAATTAAAAATCGTGTCCAATAAAACACACCAAAAACAAACGACAAAAGTTCATCATCAAATTCATTTCACGGTTGAGCTATATATTTACAAGGAATTCAATCAACAAGAATTTGTTCCGATCATAGATCTCAAATCCAACTCAAATTGGTGCCAGTTGTTCAAGATAACCACGGTAGAATCCAACTaccctactttttttttattattttttcctattatcTATGTATCTTATTTCTTTGTCTTCGAGCTCTTTCAAATGGATAGTGATGGACATTTTTGAAACTCttttgaaatagttttttgGGTACATGAATTCGCAATATGATATGATAACGAATCCATTCATTTTAAAGTTGATTCTATGCTGAAAATGTCTGCTAAATCGTACCAGCAAATCTGATCAAACTAAACTATTTCCTAAAGGACTTTTGATCGAAAACCGCATGTGATTAAGAAATCGCTGTCCAGCTACCGTATATCACCGCTTCGAAAGAGCACATTATTCACTCAAGATGAGTTAAAACGAAATGGTTAAAATTACTCAACTAACGCCACAAAAGCTTAAATTTATGATAGTTCTTGAGTACTTTCAAAATCTTGAGCTGGAAAATAATATTCAAATGGGAACATGGATAACTAATGTCTTTCTTCGTATCAACACTCGATTAAAGGCcaccatcaccccacgaatctgagatggtacggatttcaggtgaagtattcgtatacgggctcgtagattatggagagtagggtgattccgtccatttcttcctaattgccttaaaaaaaacgtcccaGAAGTTgtgcgtgcacaaagctggcgcactccaatcgcacgcgttgtagaaaatagcgcgtcagccctgtgcggcacagcatcttccggaccgtttttacggcaattaggaagaaatggacggaatcacccccttctccataatctacgatctcgtatacgaatactccacctgaaatccataccacctcagattcgtgtggtgatgcctttaatgccaCTCATACCTGACTCCTGCGTCGAACTTGTACAagatattttttgcttttgtttgtcACTGTAACTTTTGTTCTACAGATCAATTTCTCCTTTAAATTATATATTTCTTTAACATTACAATACACTTCCTAGTTCGAATGTGATGCCA
The Necator americanus strain Aroian chromosome I, whole genome shotgun sequence genome window above contains:
- a CDS encoding hypothetical protein (NECATOR_CHRI.G3531.T1); this translates as MKGIERITSALVRHTQLTARYPKVSQRTTVVLLGWATARDENLAKYSEIYEKEGSQRDTLERTHLYPLWSSQQPIYWFYLSRLVVHFALHEPFHRTQTKLKTLSRCLRMNGVYTLCALSLQYPELDVFRRTDGIIFDSCPVLFDASSPQNFTNLANTLSKKLLENASIVEKIKFFLWKAYFQFGIRAFILEQAVRTLLNIRLSNFTPYHFLLDHPQLPRYLSFIYSDKDPICPPRTIQEFHEAVKQDDRKVDVLRLTESDHVEHFRKHPKEYYAIVHRFLSSLERL
- a CDS encoding hypothetical protein (NECATOR_CHRI.G3531.T2), which translates into the protein MKGIERITSALVRHTQLTARYPKVSQRTTVVLLGWATARDENLAKYSEIYEKEGLTQTKLKTLSRCLRMNGVYTLCALSLQYPELDVFRRTDGIIFDSCPVLFDASSPQNFTNLANTLSKKLLENASIVEKIKFFLWKAYFQFGIRAFILEQAVRTLLNIRLSNFTPYHFLLDHPQLPRYLSFIYSDKDPICPPRTIQEFHEAVKQDDRKVDVLRLTESDHVEHFRKHPKEYYAIVHRFLSSLERL
- a CDS encoding hypothetical protein (NECATOR_CHRI.G3530.T1) — protein: MLRFLQLLIVVHLVECYEELPGYTSGARPELNYDGRKLKFGMGSIKDSDVAASYMQIPVGDGSHLRVPKAFYHYTERDAGADAGWGIPSDGRLMSLNSMVKNNRKEINGMFLPLPNMDPINLHFITQRTFEKGIDTSAHDQESTLEAAKRVCLTSSEIECEKALLHYHRTKAQSIRERRRPLYQQLMNLGDLTSYSTLRDREGKGMGVVVGVPGYDPLYVGAALDSNKDSNLGLRFSPPQ